A genomic segment from Micromonospora echinaurantiaca encodes:
- a CDS encoding DUF1707 SHOCT-like domain-containing protein yields MDVQLRASDDDRHRVVAELQRHTAAGRLTLDEFADRAGAVWTARTLGDLAALTRDLPPPAAPATPDPAGAHGRRELLAIFAAAALTLLLLGLVLAVVR; encoded by the coding sequence GTGGACGTCCAGTTGCGCGCCTCCGACGACGACCGGCACCGGGTGGTCGCCGAGCTGCAACGGCACACCGCCGCCGGCCGGCTCACCCTGGACGAGTTCGCCGACCGGGCCGGTGCCGTCTGGACCGCGCGTACGCTCGGCGACCTCGCCGCGCTCACCCGGGACCTGCCGCCGCCGGCCGCGCCGGCCACCCCCGACCCGGCCGGCGCGCACGGCCGGCGGGAACTGCTGGCGATCTTCGCCGCCGCCGCGCTCACCCTGCTGCTGCTCGGGCTGGTGCTGGCCGTCGTCCGCTGA
- a CDS encoding ABC transporter ATP-binding protein yields the protein MGTALPVADAAQVRRYARGLVRRHPRALAAALALHALAAAAGLVAPRLLGDLVEGISRGTTGTTVDRIALLIAGFVVVQSVLVRFAHLASARLGERVLAELREEFVDRMLALPLATVERAGTGDLLTRTSRDVSALSRTVRFAVPETLIAIVTAGFIIGALVLVGPLLALPCLIAVPVLWAGTRWYLRRAPQGYLRENAAYSDITDGISETVEGSRTTEALRQQARRRARIDADIRRSYAAERYTLWLRTIFFPVAEIGYVVPVAATLLIGGWFYLEGWVSLGQVTAATLYVQQLVDPVDRLLSWLDEFQVGGASMARLLGVAGDPPATPAVTPAAAQAAPAAADRAGDAGPDADRRLAARDVRYAYRPGRDVLHGVTLVPEPGEKLAMVGPSGAGKSTLGRLLAGVHAPRSGSVTVAGRRLDELPLDELRSHVALVTQEHHVFIGTLRENVAMVRPGADQAAVESALAAVDALDWARALPDGLETVVGSGGHPLSPAQAQQLALARLVLADPHTLVLDEATSLIDPRAARHLERSLAAVLAGRTVIAIAHRLFSAHDADRVAVVEDGRITELGPHDELVAAGGPYAALWRSWHGDRP from the coding sequence ATGGGCACCGCACTGCCGGTCGCCGACGCGGCGCAGGTGCGGCGGTACGCGCGCGGCCTGGTCCGCCGGCACCCGCGCGCGCTCGCCGCGGCGCTGGCCCTGCACGCGCTGGCCGCCGCGGCCGGCCTGGTCGCGCCGCGGCTGCTCGGCGACCTGGTCGAGGGGATCTCCCGGGGCACCACCGGCACCACGGTGGACCGGATCGCCCTGCTCATCGCCGGGTTCGTGGTGGTGCAGTCGGTGCTGGTGCGCTTCGCCCACCTGGCCTCGGCCCGGCTCGGCGAGCGGGTGCTGGCCGAGCTGCGCGAGGAGTTCGTCGACCGGATGCTGGCCCTGCCGCTGGCCACCGTCGAGCGGGCCGGCACCGGCGACCTGCTCACCCGTACCTCCCGGGACGTCTCGGCGTTGTCCCGCACGGTCCGCTTCGCGGTGCCGGAGACGCTCATCGCGATCGTCACCGCCGGCTTCATCATCGGCGCGCTGGTGCTGGTCGGCCCGCTGCTCGCGCTGCCCTGCCTGATCGCGGTGCCGGTGCTCTGGGCCGGCACCCGCTGGTACCTGCGCCGCGCGCCGCAGGGCTACCTGCGGGAGAACGCCGCCTACTCCGACATCACCGACGGGATCAGTGAGACCGTCGAGGGGTCGCGGACCACCGAGGCGCTGCGGCAGCAGGCGCGCCGCCGGGCCCGCATCGACGCCGACATCCGCCGGTCGTACGCGGCCGAGCGGTACACCCTCTGGCTGCGCACCATCTTCTTTCCGGTCGCCGAGATCGGGTACGTGGTGCCGGTGGCCGCCACCCTGCTCATCGGTGGCTGGTTCTACCTGGAGGGCTGGGTCAGCCTCGGGCAGGTCACCGCCGCCACCCTCTACGTGCAGCAGCTCGTGGACCCGGTCGACCGGCTGCTCTCCTGGCTGGACGAATTCCAGGTCGGCGGCGCCTCGATGGCCCGGCTGCTCGGCGTGGCCGGCGACCCGCCCGCCACCCCGGCCGTCACTCCGGCCGCCGCTCAGGCAGCCCCGGCCGCCGCCGACCGGGCGGGCGACGCGGGGCCGGACGCGGACCGGCGGCTCGCCGCCCGCGACGTCCGGTACGCCTACCGGCCCGGCCGGGACGTGCTGCACGGGGTGACCCTGGTGCCGGAGCCGGGCGAGAAGCTGGCCATGGTGGGCCCGTCGGGCGCCGGCAAGTCCACCCTGGGGCGGCTGCTCGCCGGGGTGCACGCGCCCCGCTCCGGTTCGGTGACGGTGGCCGGCCGGCGGCTGGACGAACTGCCCCTGGACGAGCTGCGCTCGCACGTCGCGCTGGTCACCCAGGAGCACCACGTCTTCATCGGCACGCTCCGGGAGAACGTGGCGATGGTCCGCCCGGGCGCCGACCAGGCGGCCGTGGAGTCGGCGCTGGCCGCCGTGGACGCGCTGGACTGGGCGCGGGCGCTGCCGGACGGGCTGGAGACCGTGGTCGGCTCCGGCGGGCATCCGCTCTCGCCGGCCCAGGCACAGCAGCTGGCGCTGGCCCGGCTGGTGCTGGCCGACCCGCACACCCTGGTGCTCGACGAGGCCACCTCGCTGATCGACCCCCGGGCCGCTCGGCACCTGGAGCGTTCGCTGGCCGCCGTGCTGGCCGGCCGGACGGTGATTGCCATCGCGCACCGGCTCTTCTCGGCGCACGACGCGGACCGGGTGGCGGTGGTCGAGGACGGCCGGATCACCGAGCTCGGCCCGCACGACGAACTGGTCGCGGCCGGTGGCCCGTACGCCGCCCTCTGGCGCTCCTGGCACGGCGACCGGCCCTGA
- the tsaD gene encoding tRNA (adenosine(37)-N6)-threonylcarbamoyltransferase complex transferase subunit TsaD — translation MADEPLILGIETSCDETGVGIVRGHTLLADALASSVEQHARFGGVVPEVASRAHLEAIVPTMDRALAEAGVTLADIDAIAVTSGPGLAGALLVGVAAAKGYALAAEKPVYGVNHLAAHVAVDTLEHGPLPEPAIALLVSGGHSSLLRVDDLARGVTPLGATIDDAAGEAFDKVARLLGLPFPGGPPIDREARAGDPAAIAFPRGLTAAKDLAAHRYDFSFSGLKTAVARWVEARQRAGEPVPVADVAASFQEAVCDVLTAKAIDACRTDGIDTLVIGGGVAANSRLRAMAEHRAAKHGIRVRAPRPKLCTDNGAMVAALGAHLVAAGIAPSRLDLPADSAMPLTTVSV, via the coding sequence GTGGCTGACGAACCACTGATCCTCGGCATCGAGACTTCCTGCGACGAGACCGGGGTCGGCATCGTGCGCGGGCACACGCTGCTCGCCGACGCGCTCGCCTCCAGCGTCGAGCAGCACGCCCGGTTCGGCGGCGTGGTGCCCGAGGTGGCCAGCCGGGCCCACCTGGAGGCCATCGTGCCGACCATGGACCGGGCGCTGGCCGAGGCCGGGGTGACCCTCGCCGACATCGACGCCATCGCGGTGACCTCCGGTCCGGGTCTGGCCGGCGCCCTGCTGGTCGGGGTGGCCGCGGCCAAGGGGTACGCGCTCGCCGCCGAGAAGCCCGTCTACGGGGTCAACCACCTCGCCGCGCACGTGGCGGTGGACACCCTGGAGCACGGCCCGCTGCCCGAGCCGGCGATCGCCCTGCTGGTCTCCGGCGGCCACTCGTCCCTGCTCCGGGTCGACGACCTGGCCCGCGGCGTCACCCCGCTCGGCGCCACCATCGACGACGCCGCCGGTGAGGCGTTCGACAAGGTCGCCCGCCTGCTCGGGCTGCCGTTCCCCGGCGGCCCGCCGATCGACCGGGAGGCGCGCGCCGGCGACCCGGCGGCGATCGCCTTCCCGCGCGGCCTGACCGCCGCCAAGGACCTCGCCGCCCACCGCTACGACTTTTCCTTCTCCGGCCTGAAGACCGCGGTGGCCCGCTGGGTGGAGGCACGGCAGCGGGCCGGCGAGCCGGTGCCCGTCGCCGACGTCGCCGCCTCCTTCCAGGAGGCGGTCTGCGACGTGCTGACCGCCAAGGCGATCGACGCGTGCCGGACGGACGGCATCGACACGCTGGTGATCGGCGGCGGCGTCGCGGCCAACTCGCGGCTGCGGGCGATGGCCGAGCACCGCGCCGCCAAACACGGCATCCGGGTCCGGGCGCCCCGGCCGAAGCTCTGCACCGACAACGGCGCGATGGTGGCCGCGCTCGGCGCGCACCTGGTCGCGGCGGGCATCGCCCCCAGCCGGCTGGACCTGCCCGCCGACTCGGCCATGCCGCTCACCACGGTCAGCGTGTGA
- a CDS encoding ROK family protein, with protein sequence MRAGPSQDEIRRQNLGALLRYVHVHGATTRAELTTALGLNRSTIGALTADLAGAGLVSEGTPKETGRAGRPSLVVRPESARVYAYAYSIEVDRLRAARVGLGGTVLDRRELDRPRDLTAAEAAPLLAGAVKEMQHAVPGESICVGAGVAVCGMVRRADGLVRLGPTTGWVDEPIGAALSAELGCDVPVTVGNVADVAAFAEHARGAASGCDNVIYLYGDVGVGAGIIAGGRRVTGHGGYGGEVGHMKVVRDGERCERCECGSRGCWETEIGEHALLRHAGRSDARGRDALLAVFDAADRGDARAQSAVRQAGDWLGFGVANLVNIFNPEMVIFGGTMRDLYLAAAAQVRSRLNSNGLAACLEHVRLRTPKLGEDAALIGAAELAFERLLADPLDAG encoded by the coding sequence ATGCGCGCAGGGCCGAGCCAGGACGAGATCCGCCGGCAGAACCTCGGTGCGCTGCTGCGCTACGTGCACGTCCACGGGGCGACCACCCGCGCGGAACTGACCACCGCGCTGGGGTTGAACCGCAGCACCATCGGTGCGCTGACCGCCGACCTGGCCGGCGCCGGGCTGGTCAGCGAGGGGACGCCGAAGGAGACCGGCCGGGCCGGACGACCGTCGCTGGTCGTCCGGCCCGAGTCGGCGCGGGTCTACGCGTACGCGTACAGCATCGAGGTGGACCGGCTGCGTGCCGCGCGGGTCGGGCTCGGCGGCACCGTGCTCGACCGCCGGGAGCTGGACCGGCCCCGCGACCTGACCGCCGCGGAGGCCGCGCCGCTGCTCGCCGGGGCGGTCAAGGAGATGCAGCACGCGGTGCCGGGCGAGTCGATCTGCGTCGGCGCCGGGGTCGCCGTCTGCGGCATGGTGCGCCGCGCCGACGGCCTGGTCCGGCTGGGCCCGACCACCGGCTGGGTGGACGAGCCGATCGGCGCGGCGCTCAGCGCGGAACTCGGCTGCGACGTGCCGGTCACCGTCGGGAACGTGGCCGACGTGGCGGCCTTCGCCGAGCACGCCCGGGGCGCGGCTTCCGGCTGCGACAACGTCATCTACCTCTACGGGGACGTCGGCGTGGGCGCCGGCATCATCGCCGGCGGCCGGCGGGTGACCGGGCACGGCGGGTACGGCGGCGAGGTGGGCCACATGAAGGTGGTCCGCGACGGCGAGCGCTGCGAGCGCTGCGAGTGCGGCTCCCGGGGCTGCTGGGAGACCGAGATCGGCGAGCACGCGTTGCTGCGCCACGCCGGCCGCTCGGACGCCCGGGGGCGGGACGCGCTGCTGGCCGTCTTCGACGCCGCCGACCGGGGCGACGCCCGGGCCCAGTCGGCGGTCCGCCAGGCCGGCGACTGGCTCGGCTTCGGGGTGGCCAACCTGGTCAACATCTTCAACCCGGAGATGGTCATCTTCGGCGGCACCATGCGCGACCTCTACCTCGCCGCGGCGGCCCAGGTCCGCAGCCGGCTCAACTCCAACGGGCTGGCCGCCTGCCTGGAACACGTCCGGCTGCGCACCCCCAAGCTGGGCGAGGACGCCGCCCTGATCGGTGCGGCCGAGCTGGCCTTCGAGCGGCTGCTCGCCGACCCGCTCGACGCCGGCTGA
- a CDS encoding DUF4142 domain-containing protein, with amino-acid sequence MASLSSARRRQVHRTRRLAVLLVTIAAGLVLPGVAVAAPAGQQLNAADAALLNGVRLAGLWEMPAGQMAAEKGQSAKVREIGAAIATEHEELDRLTVEAANKLGATIPTDPTDEQKGWLKEMQNATGARFDQIFVTRLRVAHGKIFPVIGAIRASTRDPIVRKLAEDANRFVMHHMQMLESTGLVRWPELPPAALPAPGNDGLLAAASANTGPQMGVSSTVVWLVFLAALGTGGIATYRMLRRT; translated from the coding sequence ATGGCATCGCTCAGTTCCGCCCGCCGTCGGCAGGTGCACCGGACCCGTCGGTTGGCGGTGCTGCTCGTCACGATCGCCGCCGGGCTGGTGCTGCCCGGTGTGGCCGTCGCCGCGCCGGCCGGACAGCAGCTCAACGCCGCCGACGCCGCCCTGCTCAACGGCGTCCGGCTGGCCGGGCTCTGGGAGATGCCGGCCGGGCAGATGGCCGCCGAGAAGGGCCAGTCGGCCAAGGTCCGGGAGATCGGCGCCGCCATCGCCACCGAGCACGAGGAGCTGGACCGGCTGACCGTGGAGGCGGCCAACAAGCTGGGCGCGACCATCCCGACCGACCCGACGGACGAGCAGAAGGGCTGGTTGAAGGAGATGCAGAACGCCACCGGCGCGCGCTTCGACCAGATCTTCGTCACCCGGCTGCGGGTCGCCCACGGCAAGATCTTCCCGGTGATCGGAGCCATCCGGGCCAGCACCCGCGACCCGATCGTGCGCAAGCTCGCCGAGGACGCCAACCGGTTCGTCATGCACCACATGCAGATGCTGGAGAGCACCGGCCTGGTGCGGTGGCCGGAACTCCCGCCCGCCGCGCTGCCCGCCCCCGGCAACGACGGGCTGCTCGCCGCCGCCTCGGCCAACACCGGCCCGCAGATGGGCGTCAGCAGCACCGTGGTCTGGCTGGTCTTCCTCGCCGCGCTGGGCACCGGCGGAATCGCCACCTACCGGATGCTCCGCCGCACCTGA
- a CDS encoding sugar ABC transporter permease has translation MTTTVVQKEGPAAVTPTPTLGSHVRNYVGRVRGGDIGALPAVLGLIVLCTVFSIMRPSFLTAGNFANLFTQGAAVTLIAMGLVFVLLLGEIDLSAGFASGVCAAVLANVVTVLGYPWYVAVVAALATGVVIGTTLGFLVAKIGIPSFVVTLAGFLAFQGVVLMLMEEGTNISVRDDVLVAIANRNLPPVLGWLLAAVAVAGFAAVQLLRHRNRANRGLVTDPLAVVFVRIGGLAVILGVAVFILNLERSRNVLISSLKGVPIVVPIIALLLVLWTFVLQRTSYGRHVYAVGGNKEAARRAGINVDRIRISVFMICSSMAAVGGIVAASRANSVDPNTGGSNVLLYAVGAAVIGGTSLFGGKGRVLDAVLGGAVVAVIDNGMGLMGYSSGVKYVVTGVVLLLAASVDAFSRRRSAATGTR, from the coding sequence GTGACCACCACGGTCGTGCAGAAGGAAGGCCCGGCGGCGGTCACACCGACGCCCACCCTCGGCAGCCACGTACGCAACTACGTCGGCCGGGTACGCGGTGGCGACATCGGCGCGCTGCCGGCCGTGCTCGGCCTGATCGTGCTCTGCACTGTCTTCTCGATCATGCGGCCGTCGTTCCTCACCGCCGGCAACTTCGCCAACCTGTTCACCCAGGGCGCGGCGGTCACCCTGATCGCCATGGGGCTGGTCTTCGTCCTGCTGCTCGGCGAGATCGACCTCTCCGCCGGCTTCGCCAGCGGCGTCTGCGCCGCCGTGCTGGCCAATGTGGTCACCGTGCTCGGCTACCCCTGGTACGTCGCGGTGGTCGCGGCCCTGGCCACCGGCGTGGTGATCGGCACGACGCTGGGCTTCCTGGTCGCCAAGATCGGGATCCCGTCCTTCGTGGTGACCCTCGCCGGGTTCCTCGCCTTCCAGGGCGTCGTGCTGATGCTCATGGAGGAGGGCACCAACATCTCGGTGCGGGACGACGTGCTGGTGGCCATCGCCAACCGCAACCTGCCCCCCGTCCTCGGCTGGCTGCTGGCCGCCGTCGCGGTCGCCGGCTTCGCCGCGGTGCAACTGCTGCGGCACCGCAACCGCGCCAACCGGGGGCTGGTCACCGACCCACTCGCCGTGGTGTTCGTCCGGATCGGCGGCCTCGCGGTGATCCTCGGCGTCGCGGTCTTCATCCTCAACCTGGAGCGCAGCCGCAACGTCCTGATCAGCTCGCTCAAGGGTGTGCCGATCGTCGTGCCGATCATCGCGCTGCTGCTGGTCCTCTGGACCTTCGTGCTCCAGCGCACCAGCTACGGCCGGCACGTCTACGCGGTCGGCGGCAACAAGGAGGCGGCGCGCCGGGCCGGCATCAACGTGGACCGGATCCGCATCTCGGTCTTCATGATCTGCTCCTCGATGGCGGCCGTCGGCGGCATCGTGGCGGCCAGCCGGGCCAACTCGGTGGACCCCAACACCGGTGGCAGTAACGTACTGCTCTACGCCGTGGGCGCCGCGGTTATCGGCGGCACCAGCCTCTTCGGCGGCAAGGGCCGGGTGCTGGACGCCGTACTCGGTGGCGCGGTGGTCGCGGTGATCGACAACGGGATGGGTCTGATGGGGTACAGCTCGGGCGTGAAGTACGTGGTCACCGGCGTGGTGCTGCTGCTCGCGGCGAGCGTGGACGCCTTCTCCCGGCGCCGTTCCGCGGCGACCGGCACCCGCTGA
- a CDS encoding ABC transporter transmembrane domain-containing protein, with protein MRSLPAGDPGVPDSRSATRYLVWLALRHKAVFSAGIALGVLWMVAQALMPAAVGRAVDGLTRRDEGALVTWGLVLLGLGVLQAVAGILRHRCAVFNWLAAAYRTVQLTVQTANRLGAALPRRVAAGEVVSIGTADISHIGHAIDITARGTGAVVAIVTVAVILLGASVPLGLVVVLGVPLLMAVVGLLIRPLHRQQQAYRDSEGALTTRAGDIVSGLRVLRGVGGEPVLSARYRTQSQALRADGVRVARVESLLEAAQVLLPGAFLVLVTWLGARFALRGEISAGQLVAFYGYTAFLVSPLRQLTEAVDKLTRGHVAARRVVRLLRLTPELAEPARPARLPDGPGELVDVESGVTLRPGRFTALAATAPEEAAAIVDRLGRYVDGEATLHGVPLRDLPLAAVRERIMVADNDAHLFTGSLRAELDPHDTADDATIAAALAAASATDIVDALPDGLDSAVAERGREFSGGQQQRLRLARALVADPETLLLVEPTSAVDAHTEARIADRLAVARAGRTTLVCTTSPLVLGRAEHVIFVEDGKAVAEGTHAELLDGEPRYRATVSREEG; from the coding sequence ATGCGCTCCTTACCGGCCGGTGATCCCGGCGTACCCGACTCGCGGTCGGCGACCCGCTACCTGGTGTGGCTGGCGCTGCGGCACAAGGCCGTGTTCAGCGCCGGCATCGCCCTCGGCGTGCTCTGGATGGTCGCCCAGGCGCTGATGCCCGCCGCCGTCGGCCGGGCCGTGGACGGGCTCACCCGCCGCGACGAGGGCGCCCTGGTCACCTGGGGGCTGGTGCTGCTCGGCCTGGGCGTGCTCCAGGCGGTCGCCGGCATCCTGCGGCACCGGTGCGCGGTGTTCAACTGGCTCGCCGCCGCGTACCGGACGGTGCAGCTGACCGTGCAGACCGCCAACCGGCTCGGCGCCGCCCTGCCCCGCCGGGTGGCCGCCGGCGAGGTGGTGAGCATCGGCACCGCCGACATCAGCCACATCGGCCACGCGATCGACATCACCGCCCGGGGCACCGGCGCGGTGGTCGCCATCGTCACCGTCGCGGTGATCCTGCTCGGCGCCTCGGTGCCGCTCGGCCTGGTCGTGGTGCTCGGCGTACCGCTGCTGATGGCGGTGGTCGGCCTGCTCATCCGGCCGCTGCACCGGCAGCAGCAGGCGTACCGGGACTCCGAGGGGGCGCTGACCACCCGGGCCGGTGACATCGTCTCCGGGCTGCGGGTGCTGCGCGGCGTCGGCGGCGAGCCGGTGCTGTCCGCCCGATACCGGACGCAGTCGCAGGCGCTGCGCGCCGACGGCGTACGGGTGGCCCGGGTCGAGTCGCTGCTGGAGGCGGCGCAGGTGCTGCTCCCCGGCGCCTTCCTGGTGCTGGTCACCTGGCTCGGCGCCCGGTTCGCGCTGCGCGGCGAGATCAGCGCCGGCCAGCTGGTCGCCTTCTACGGCTACACCGCGTTCCTGGTCAGCCCGCTGCGGCAGCTCACCGAGGCGGTGGACAAGCTGACCCGTGGCCACGTGGCCGCCCGGCGGGTGGTCCGGCTGCTCCGGCTCACCCCGGAACTGGCCGAACCGGCGCGGCCGGCGCGCCTGCCCGACGGTCCGGGCGAGCTGGTGGACGTCGAGTCCGGGGTGACGCTGCGCCCCGGCCGGTTCACCGCGCTCGCCGCGACCGCGCCCGAGGAGGCCGCGGCGATCGTGGATCGGCTCGGCCGGTACGTCGACGGGGAGGCGACCCTGCACGGCGTACCGCTGCGGGACCTGCCGCTGGCCGCGGTGCGTGAGCGGATCATGGTGGCCGACAACGACGCGCACCTGTTCACCGGGTCGCTCCGGGCGGAGCTGGACCCGCACGACACGGCCGACGACGCGACGATCGCGGCGGCGCTCGCCGCGGCGAGCGCGACGGACATCGTCGACGCGCTGCCCGACGGGCTGGACAGCGCGGTCGCCGAGCGGGGCCGGGAGTTCTCCGGCGGGCAGCAGCAGCGGTTGCGGCTGGCCCGGGCGCTGGTCGCCGACCCGGAGACGCTGCTGCTGGTCGAGCCGACCAGCGCGGTCGACGCGCACACCGAGGCGCGGATCGCGGACCGGCTCGCCGTCGCCCGCGCCGGCCGGACCACCCTGGTCTGCACCACCAGCCCGCTGGTGCTCGGCCGGGCCGAACATGTGATCTTCGTGGAGGACGGCAAGGCGGTGGCCGAGGGGACGCACGCCGAGCTGCTCGACGGCGAACCGCGCTACCGCGCCACGGTGAGCCGGGAGGAGGGCTGA
- the rimI gene encoding ribosomal protein S18-alanine N-acetyltransferase has protein sequence MSVVHLEPFRWWHIDEVLPIEADLFGPEQWSAAMFWNELANGHFYLVARDDDGALLGYAGLTAVLPDEAWVQNIAVRRDAQRRGIGRLLLEALLAEAARLGVRSTLLEVSADNAPAQRLYAAYGFEPIGVRRGYYQPSNTDALVMQRVAAATGDGTDRG, from the coding sequence GTGAGCGTGGTCCACCTGGAGCCGTTCCGTTGGTGGCACATCGACGAGGTGCTGCCGATCGAGGCGGACCTGTTCGGCCCCGAGCAGTGGTCGGCGGCGATGTTCTGGAACGAACTGGCCAACGGGCACTTCTACCTGGTGGCCCGCGACGACGACGGCGCGCTGCTCGGCTACGCCGGGCTCACCGCCGTGCTGCCGGACGAGGCCTGGGTGCAGAACATCGCCGTCCGCCGGGACGCCCAGCGTCGCGGCATCGGCCGGCTGCTGCTGGAGGCGCTGCTCGCCGAGGCCGCCCGGCTCGGCGTCCGCAGCACCCTGCTGGAGGTCTCGGCGGACAACGCCCCGGCCCAACGGCTCTACGCCGCGTACGGCTTCGAACCGATCGGGGTACGACGCGGCTACTACCAACCGAGCAACACCGACGCGCTGGTCATGCAGCGCGTCGCGGCGGCGACCGGAGATGGGACCGACCGTGGCTGA
- a CDS encoding Na+/H+ antiporter → MEALVLIVVLGTTVLIGTTLGGRYSVAPPVLLITMGALLALLPPLSHVVLDPEVVLLLFLPAILYRESITTSLREIRANLVPITLLAVGLVIVTMVAVTIFVERFGIEPAAAWVLGAVLAPTDAAAVSGLAKRMPRRILTTLHAESLINDGTALVLFSVAVGLVAGGVEPSLFALTERFLVASVGGVAAGIVVGLVVILIRKRLDDPLREGGLSVLTPFAAFFLAEEIHASGVLAVVVAGLMLAYASPRVIRARSRIMAFDFWDLSTFLINGSLFILLGMQIPRALRSLTSTSAAQALTIAVGVTGVVIAVRLLYVHITTALIQAVDRRSSRRAMRVPWRVRTATGWAGFRGAVSLAAALAVPVTTTAGTPVHERDLIIFTTVVVIVLIMLIEGTTLPAVVRWAGLVGDVQREDEVRLARRRATEAGLAALPEVAARLGIEQEVVDRMRGEYQKHLDSVAAEERGEEPEQARELDRQLRLAVLDHKRREVTRLRDTNQIDDFVLREVQAALDIEEIRLLGPAQNE, encoded by the coding sequence GTGGAGGCGCTGGTACTGATCGTGGTGCTGGGCACCACCGTGCTGATCGGCACGACCCTCGGCGGCCGGTACAGCGTGGCGCCGCCGGTGCTGCTGATCACCATGGGCGCGCTGCTCGCGCTGCTGCCCCCGCTGTCCCACGTGGTGCTCGACCCCGAGGTGGTGCTGCTGCTCTTCCTGCCGGCGATCCTCTACCGGGAGAGCATCACCACCAGCCTGCGGGAGATCCGGGCCAACCTGGTGCCGATCACGTTGCTCGCGGTGGGGCTGGTGATCGTGACCATGGTCGCGGTGACGATCTTCGTGGAGCGGTTCGGCATCGAACCGGCGGCGGCCTGGGTGCTCGGCGCGGTGCTCGCGCCGACCGACGCGGCGGCGGTCTCCGGCCTGGCCAAGCGGATGCCACGCCGGATCCTCACCACCCTGCACGCGGAGAGCCTGATCAACGACGGCACCGCGCTGGTGCTCTTCTCGGTCGCCGTGGGCCTGGTCGCCGGCGGCGTCGAGCCGAGCCTGTTCGCGCTGACGGAGCGGTTCCTGGTCGCGTCGGTGGGCGGCGTCGCCGCCGGCATCGTGGTCGGTCTGGTGGTCATCCTGATCCGGAAGCGGCTCGACGACCCGTTGCGCGAAGGCGGGCTGAGCGTGCTCACCCCGTTCGCCGCCTTCTTCCTCGCCGAGGAGATCCACGCCAGCGGCGTCCTGGCGGTGGTGGTGGCGGGGCTGATGCTCGCCTACGCCAGCCCGCGGGTGATCCGGGCCCGCTCCCGGATCATGGCGTTCGACTTCTGGGACCTGTCCACGTTCCTGATCAACGGCAGCCTCTTCATCCTGCTCGGGATGCAGATCCCGCGCGCCCTGCGCAGCCTCACCAGCACCTCCGCCGCACAGGCGCTGACCATCGCGGTGGGGGTGACCGGCGTGGTCATCGCGGTCCGGCTGCTCTACGTCCACATCACCACGGCCCTGATCCAGGCGGTCGACCGGCGCAGCTCCCGGCGGGCCATGCGGGTGCCGTGGCGGGTGCGGACCGCGACCGGGTGGGCCGGCTTCCGCGGTGCCGTCTCGCTGGCGGCCGCCCTCGCGGTTCCGGTGACCACCACCGCCGGCACCCCGGTGCACGAACGTGACCTGATCATCTTCACCACGGTGGTGGTGATCGTGCTGATCATGCTGATCGAGGGCACCACGCTGCCGGCCGTGGTCCGCTGGGCGGGCCTGGTCGGTGACGTCCAGCGGGAGGACGAGGTGCGGCTGGCCCGGCGGCGGGCCACCGAGGCCGGCCTGGCGGCGCTGCCCGAGGTGGCCGCCCGGCTCGGCATCGAGCAGGAGGTCGTCGACCGGATGCGCGGGGAGTACCAGAAGCACCTGGACTCGGTCGCCGCCGAGGAGCGGGGCGAGGAGCCGGAGCAGGCCCGGGAGCTGGACCGGCAGCTGCGCCTCGCCGTCCTCGACCACAAGCGCCGGGAGGTCACCCGGCTGCGCGACACCAACCAGATCGACGACTTCGTGCTGCGCGAGGTGCAGGCCGCGCTGGACATCGAGGAGATCCGCCTGCTCGGGCCGGCCCAGAACGAGTAG